Proteins encoded in a region of the Oncorhynchus keta strain PuntledgeMale-10-30-2019 chromosome 3, Oket_V2, whole genome shotgun sequence genome:
- the LOC118368539 gene encoding neurotrypsin-like: MDPNTRKMMLLIGLNCLWLQVLSEVIADDSYLNEVQNAAPLSCSEGFTELGFYNGSVSQTDSGAPCLRWAEFPDYVLQYPGRGLGEHSYCRNPDRESNPWCFFRQTSGAIGWAYCDCHQGAARLVGGTSSRSGRVEVYLNGQWGAVCDSHWTDRDASVICRQLGLGEIGTALQQSRFGSGSGLFHYERLSCRGDESSVSQCQSRTFVTGDCSHGNEAGVVCAPPEGSALPLRLVGGEEYFEGRVEVFHSGRWGSVCDDQWDDRDAEVVCRQLGFGGVAKAWSWAHFGQSSGPILLDAVRCTGNEVFLDQCLHGDWEQHNCDHMEDAGVSCSPYTDGVVRLVGGDSPWEGRVEVFHSGDWGTVCDDHWTQQHTQVVCRQLGYRGHAEVVTDRTFGGGSGIILLDHVRCEGTESSLLDCRHGTWGRSDCSHGEDVGVRCRAGPKEEETNEVPAVAPATGPLLRLFGGGSHNEGRVEVYLHGDWGSICDSGWNDLNAAVVCRQLGHSGHAVAAGGFGRGKGPVHLDQVRCTGKEDFLGECPSLGRARDGCRWRQDAGVSCNHAPRATEGHARPSELTCGVRKIVEEGNERKSGGEGENVLRTLWPWQVSVWLGSEGKDGHPICSGTLISPCWALASAHCFTRFGIGPSQYVVRVGGSDRILTPERVVVHRKFRADQGPGGHDLALLRLPSPKDHCLTFDPHTNAACLPTPDAVGGKTPLSCIAAVTAGWDGPDAVLQSWVPLLTSWQCKKRYGDGFSSHGTLCAGSPPDTRRLHGNNGCQGNWGGGLVCQGEGGRWVLTGIVSGGYGCSDPSTPALYTRVSRFWGWIEEVTHTHRSGTYTHTQS; the protein is encoded by the exons ccCCTCTCTCCTGTTCGGAGGGTTTTACAGAGCTGGGTTTCTATAATGGCTCTGTGTCTCAGACGGACTCTGGCGCCCCCTGCCTGCGGTGGGCAGAGTTTCCAGACTACGTGCTGCAGTACCCTGGCCGAGGCCTTGGGGAGCACAGCTACTGCCGTAACCCTGACAGAGAGTCCAACCCCTGGTGCTTCTTCAGACAGACCTCTGGGGCCATCGGCTGGGCCTACTGCGATTGCCACCAGG GTGCAGCTCGGCTGGTGGGCGGGACATCGTCAAGAAGTGGACGTGTGGAGGTGTACCTGAATGGCCAGTGGGGGGCGGTGTGTGACTCTCATTGGACAGACAGAGATGCCAGTGTGATCTGCAGACAGCTGGGGTTGGG tgaGATCGGCACTGCTTTGCAGCAGTCCAGGTTCGGCTCGGGCTCCGGCCTCTTCCATTACGAGCGGCTGAGTTGCCGTGGTGATGAGAGCTCCGTCAGCCAATGCCAGAGCAGGACATTTGTTACCGGGGACTGTAGCCATGGAAATGAGGCGGGAGTTGTGTGTGCTCCACCAGAAG GCAGTGCTCTTCCTCTACGATTGGTTGGAGGAGAAGAATACTTTGAGGGGCGTGTGGAGGTGTTCCACAGTGGTAGGTGGGGCTCTGTCTGCGATGACCAATGGGACGACAGAGATGCAGAGGTGGTCTGTCGACAGCTGGGCTttgg GGGTGTGGCGAAGGCCTGGTCGTGGGCCCACTTCGGACAGAGCTCAGGTCCCATCCTATTGGACGCCGTGAGGTGTACAGGAAATGAAGTCTTCCTGGACCAGTGTCTTCATGGAGACTGGGAACAACACAACTGTGATCATATGGAAGACGCTGGGGTATCCTGCAGCCcctacacag acgGTGTGGTGCGGTTGGTAGGAGGAGACAGTCCATGGGAGGGTCGTGTTGAAGTGTTCCACTCTGGGGACTGGGGTACGGTGTGTGACGACCACTGgactcaacaacacacacaggtggTCTGTCGACAGCTtggatacag AGGGCATGCTGAGGTGGTGACTGACAGAACGTTCGGCGGGGGTTCTGGTATCATCCTGTTGGACCATGTGCGTTGTGAGGGGACGGAGTCGTCCCTGCTGGACTGTCGCCATGGCACCTGGGGCCGTAGCGACTGTTCCCATGGAGAGGACGTGGGCGTGCGATGCAGGGCCGGACCTAAAGAGGAAGAGACCAATGAGGTGCCGGCTGTTGCACCTGCCACAG GTCCTCTGTTGCGTCTGTTTGGGGGTGGTAGCCATAACGAAGGTCGTGTGGAAGTCTATCTCCATGGAGACTGGGGGAGTATCTGTGACTCAGGCTGGAACGATCTGAACGCTGCCGTGGTCTGCAGACAGCTGGGCCAcag tgGTCATGCGGTAGCAGCAGGTGGGTTCGGTCGGGGGAAGGGTCCTGTCCACCTGGACCAGGTGAGGTGTACCGGGAAGGAGGACTTCCTGGGGGAGTGTCCGTCTCTGGGCCGGGCCCGTGACGGCTGCAGATGGAGACAGGATGCAGGGGTGAGTTGTAACCACGCCCCCCGAGCAACAGAGGGCCATGCCAGGCCAAGTGAGCTCACCTGTGGAGTGAGGAAGATTGTGGAGGAAGGGAAcgagaggaagagtggaggagaaggagagaatgtACTCAG gACGTTGTGGCCATGGCAGGTGTCAGTGTGGTTGGGTTCTGAGGGGAAAGATGGCCATCCTATCTGTAGTGGTACTCTGATCTCTCCCTGCTGGGCCCTGGCCTCCGCTCACTGCTTCACCAG gtTTGGTATTGGCCCGTCTCAGTATGTGGTGCGCGTGGGGGGTTCTGACAGAATTCTCACCCCGGAGCGAGTGGTGGTCCATAGAAAGTTCAGAGCAGATCAGGGCCCTGGGGGTCATGACCTGGCCCTGCTGAGGCTGCCCAGCCCCAAGGATCACTGTTTGACCTTTGACCCCCACACCAACGCCGCCTGCCTCCCCACCCCGGATGCTGTGGGGGGGAAGACCCCCTTGTCCTGCATTGCCGCGGTTACCGCTGGTTGGGACGGCCCAG ACGCTGTGCTCCAGTCCTGGGTACCCCTCCTGACGTCATGGCAGTGTAAGAAGCGTTATGGAGATGGTTTCTCCTCCCACGGCACGCTGTGCGCCGGCAGCCCCCCAGACACACGGCGTCTCCACGGGAACAACGGTTGCCAGGGCAACTGGGGCGGTGGGCTGGTATGCCAGGGGGAGGGAGGGCGATGGGTGTTGACCGGGATCGTCTCCGGGGGTTACGGTTGCAGCGACCCCTCAACCCCGGCGCTCTACACACGGGTCAGCCGGTTCTGGGGCTGGATCGAGgaagtcacacatacacacaggagcgggacatacacacacacacaatcatga
- the LOC118368545 gene encoding E3 ubiquitin-protein ligase TRIM21-like, whose product MASSSRLLSEEQFQCSICLDVFTEPVSTPCGHNFCKVCISRYWDTTDLCQCPMCKTTFYTRPELKTNTAFRDVVDNFKMIRIRDRDEIRDTDEIRDTDESPAEAGEVSCDVCTGTRLKALKSCLECLTSFCETHLQPHQRVTGLKRHKLIDPVENLEDRMCKKHDRLLKLFCRTDQTCVCQFCIETDHKTHHVVPLEEECGERKVQLGKMERQIRQMIQERLEKVQEVKHSVELNKRDAEREIADSLQIFSDLIDSIQKSQAEFIEVVEEKQKAAENRADGLIKQLEQEMTELQRRSTELEQHSHTEDHILLLQTFPSLCTPKHTKDWSEVSVHSDMCLGGLRRAVSELEQTLQEELERAVKRLCDVELKTIQQWSAHVTLDPDTAHPFLILSRDQKQVRYGGTMQKLPDNAKTFYNPERFLNHLSVLGKESFSSGRFYYEVQVKGKDEWLLGVARESINRKDDINMSPFNGLWAVYMRGEDIYEPYTSPPVPLSLREKPQKVGVFVDYEGGLVSFYNVEARAHIYSLIGCTFTEKLYPYFNTCDNELGPNLAPLVICPVNHTD is encoded by the coding sequence ATGGCGTCCTCTAGCCGTCTCCTGTCTGAAGAGCAGTTCCAGTGCTCTATCTGTCTGGATGTGTTCACTGAGCCTGTCTCCACTCCATGTGGACACAACTTCTGCAAGGTCTGTATCAGCAGATACTGGGATACAACTGACCTGTGCCAGTGTCCAATGTGTAAGACAACATTCTACACAAGACCAGAGCTAAAAACCAACACAGCATTCAGAGATGTTGTAGATAATTTTAAGATGATCAGAATCAGAGACAGAGACGAAATCAGAGACACAGACGAAATCAGAGACACAGACGAGTCCCCTGCCGAAGCAGGAGAAGTGTCCTGTGACGTCTGCACTGGGACAAGGCTCAAGGCCCTGAAGTCCTGCCTGGAGTGTCTGACCTCTTTCTGTGAGACTCACCTGCAGCCTCATCAGAGAGTCACCGGCCTGAAAAGGCACAAGCTAATAGACCCCGTTGAGAACCTGGAAGACAGGATGTGTAAGAAGCATGACAGACTGCTGAAGCTGTTCTGTAGGACCGACCAGACGTGTGTGTGTCAGTTCTGCATTGAGACAGACCACAAGACTCACCACGTCGTCCCACTAGAGGAagagtgtggagagaggaagGTTCAGCTGGGGAAGATGGAGCGACAGATAAGGCAGATGATCCAGGAGCGACTAGAGAAGGTTCAGGAGGTCAAACACTCAGTAGAGCTCAAcaagagagacgcagagagagaaatagcggACAGCCTGCAGATCTTCAGTGATCTGATAGATTCCATTCAGAAAAGCCAGGCTGAGTTCATTGAGGTGGTTGAGGAGAAGCAGAAAGCAGCAGAGAATCGTGCTGATGGGCTCATTAAACAGCTGGAGCAGGAAatgactgagctacagaggagaaGCACTGAGCTGGAGCAGCACTCACACACTGAGgaccacatcctcctcctccagaccTTCCCATCCCTGTGTACCCCGAAACACACAAAGGACTGGTCTGAGGTCAGTGTTCACAGTGATATGTGTTTGGGGGGACTGAGGAGAGCTGTGTCTGAGCTGGAGCAGACACTTCAGGAAGAACTAGAAAGAGCGGTGAAGAGGTTGTGTGATGTTGAGCTGAAGACAATTCAGCAGTGGTCAGCGCATGTGACCCTGGACCCTGATACAGCACATCCATTCCTCATCTTGTCTAGGGACCAGAAACAAGTGAGATATGGAGGCACAATGCAGAAACTCCCTGACAACGCAAAGACATTCTATAACCCAGAGAGGTTTTTGAATCACCTCTCTGTCCTGGGAAAAGAGAGTTTCTCCTCGGGGAGATTCTACTATGAGGTGCAGGTAAAGGGAAAAGATGAGTGGCTGTTAGGAGTGGCCAGGGAGTCCATCAACAGGAAAGATGACATAAATATGAGCCCTTTCAATGGCCTCTGGGCTGTGTATATGAGGGGTGAGGATATCTATGAGCCCTAcacctctccccctgtccctctctccctgagagAGAAGCCCCAGAAAGTAGGGGTGTTTGTGGACTATGAGGGGGGTTTGGTCTCCTTCTACAATGTGGAGGCCAGGGCTCATATCTACTCTTTAATTGGCTGCACCTTCACTGAGAAACTCTATCCATACTTCAACACCTGTGATAATGAGCTTGGTCCAAACTTAGCCCCATTAGTCATCTGTCCTGTCAATCACACAGACTGA